The proteins below come from a single Serpentinimonas raichei genomic window:
- a CDS encoding tRNA threonylcarbamoyladenosine dehydratase: MLEAAPPSTADSAQEPFEGFERRFGGLRRLYGSVGAQRIFDAHVVVVGIGGVGSWAAEALARSGVGRLTLIDLDHLAESNINRQLHALTDTLGQSKVLAMQQRIAQINPAAQVHALDEFVTPANWGALMQQIEACNGSPLALIDACDQRSAKETLAAWALQAPLHFITCGAAGGKRQAHRIEVADLSSTTHDPLLARLRARLRQAHAATARGPMGLACVFSREPVASPDPSCAVPGAGDGSLNCHGYGSSVAVTAGFGMVAAGWTLERIATAAAPKKSQTVPKRAT; encoded by the coding sequence GTGCTTGAGGCTGCGCCACCGTCCACCGCCGATTCTGCGCAAGAGCCTTTTGAGGGCTTCGAGCGCCGCTTTGGCGGCTTGCGGCGCCTTTATGGCAGCGTGGGGGCGCAGCGCATTTTTGACGCCCATGTGGTGGTGGTCGGCATCGGGGGCGTGGGTTCGTGGGCGGCCGAGGCGCTGGCGCGCAGCGGGGTCGGGCGCCTGACGCTGATCGACCTCGATCATCTGGCCGAATCCAACATAAACCGCCAACTGCACGCCTTGACTGATACCCTAGGGCAATCCAAGGTCTTGGCCATGCAGCAGCGCATTGCGCAGATCAACCCGGCCGCGCAGGTGCACGCGCTGGACGAATTCGTGACCCCTGCCAACTGGGGCGCTCTGATGCAGCAGATTGAGGCCTGCAATGGCAGCCCACTGGCCCTGATCGATGCCTGCGACCAGCGCAGCGCCAAGGAAACGCTGGCGGCATGGGCCTTGCAAGCCCCGCTGCACTTCATCACCTGCGGCGCAGCCGGGGGCAAGCGGCAGGCGCACCGGATTGAGGTTGCCGATTTGTCCAGCACCACCCACGACCCGCTGCTGGCCCGCCTGCGGGCCCGCCTGCGCCAAGCCCATGCGGCAACGGCGCGCGGGCCGATGGGGCTGGCCTGCGTGTTCAGCCGCGAACCCGTGGCCAGCCCCGACCCTTCCTGCGCTGTGCCAGGCGCTGGCGACGGCAGCCTCAATTGCCACGGCTACGGTTCCAGCGTGGCGGTCACGGCGGGCTTTGGCATGGTGGCGGCAGGCTGGACCCTAGAGCG